The following coding sequences lie in one Deltaproteobacteria bacterium genomic window:
- a CDS encoding DUF3883 domain-containing protein, protein MARLEELSAGAAVRGLAPEGLATVASLSWYGDQAVDVIYRDAAGKLGSRIVYRTDEGSLELAKIGRPWSFDGDGHLFRLVSEAYRIHQAFLFDPYLALTTSVVEPLPHQIVAVYAEMLPRQPLRFLLADDPGAGKTVMTGLLIRELLVRGDLERCLIIAPGSLTDQWRDELSEKFGLEFSPLARPTGPVNPFDERNLLIARLDQLSRNADTQQLLKSGREWDLVVCDEAHRMSAHYEGSELKPTKRYRLGQLVGSCCRNLLLLTATPHNGKEEDFQLFLALLDADRFEGRYREGVHAPDPSDLMRRMVKEELRHFDGRPLFPERRSYTPQYALTEPEAQLYAEVTKYVCEEMNRAERAAAAEGDDQRRVNVGFALMILQRRLASSPEAIYRSIVRRRERLETRLQDEQLRLRGEPPDTKLADVAPRLDDEEYDEIYDEAPQEEREEIETELVDLASAARTIKELEEEIARLRQLEVLARRVRLGGQDAKWAQLNAILDDPLMVDTGGRRRKLVIFTEFRDTLEYVAGSVRRRIGRDEAVVEIHGGVKREDRKARVHAFMNDPTVLVLAANDAAGEGVNLQRAHLMVNYDLPWNPNRLEQRFGRIHRIGQDEVCHLWNLVAEDTREGEVYHRLLDKLEVERKALGGKVFDVLGDLFEDRPLRELLMEAIRYGDDPQQKAKLHQTMDAAADRENIERLLERRALVHDSMDMSQVAAVREEMDRAHARRLQPHYIQSFFAEAFGRLGGKLHRREAGRFEITQVPAMVRERASAVGTGAPISRRYERVCFEKDKVEQTPRAHLLCPGAPLLDATLDVTLEELRDQMKRGAVLVDERDEGPEPRLLFYLENAVQDGRRRRGGQFQVVSERLQFVEARPDGAFRDAGAAPYLDYRPASETERAALKAELEADWLCRDWENQVLGFAIRELVPKHVEDVRARRLPLVDKTEQEVRARLQKEIYYWDRRAQDLKAQERAGKQTRLPAHVAQERADRLSERLQVRLAELKLERAITPRTPTVQGGALIVPIGLLRRLGAGPPLGGQPEPDEAEKQRIEKLAMDAVMAAERALDRTPRDVHLTTGIGHDIESRDNKTGRLVFVEVKGIGGATQVNLTRTEILCALNEPERFRLAIVIVDGDQVRPPVYVRGFDFGQPVFGQTSAAYALSALLAHGGPPS, encoded by the coding sequence ATGGCTCGCCTGGAGGAACTGAGCGCGGGCGCCGCCGTCCGGGGGCTGGCGCCCGAGGGGCTCGCGACCGTCGCCAGCCTGAGCTGGTACGGTGACCAGGCTGTCGACGTGATCTACCGGGACGCGGCGGGGAAGCTGGGGAGTCGCATCGTCTACCGGACCGACGAGGGCTCGCTCGAGCTGGCGAAGATCGGCCGTCCCTGGTCCTTCGACGGTGATGGCCATCTCTTCCGCCTGGTGTCCGAGGCGTATCGCATCCACCAGGCCTTCCTCTTCGATCCGTACCTGGCGCTGACGACCTCGGTGGTCGAGCCGCTGCCGCATCAGATCGTCGCCGTCTACGCCGAGATGCTGCCGCGCCAGCCGCTCCGATTCCTGCTCGCCGACGATCCGGGCGCCGGCAAGACCGTGATGACCGGCCTGCTCATCCGCGAGCTGCTGGTGCGTGGGGATCTCGAGCGGTGCCTCATCATCGCCCCCGGCAGCCTCACCGACCAGTGGCGCGACGAGCTCTCCGAAAAATTCGGCCTCGAGTTCAGCCCGCTGGCTCGTCCCACCGGGCCCGTGAACCCTTTCGACGAGCGCAACTTGCTCATCGCCCGCCTCGACCAGCTGAGCCGCAACGCCGACACCCAGCAGCTGCTCAAGTCAGGTCGCGAGTGGGATCTGGTGGTCTGCGACGAGGCCCACCGCATGAGCGCCCACTACGAGGGGAGCGAGCTCAAGCCCACCAAGCGGTACAGGCTCGGCCAGCTCGTCGGTTCCTGCTGCCGCAACCTCCTGCTCCTCACGGCCACGCCCCACAACGGCAAGGAGGAGGACTTTCAGCTCTTCCTCGCGCTCCTCGATGCGGACCGCTTCGAGGGCCGCTACCGCGAGGGTGTCCACGCGCCTGACCCCTCCGATCTCATGCGCCGGATGGTCAAGGAGGAGCTGCGCCACTTCGACGGCCGTCCCCTGTTCCCGGAGCGGCGATCCTACACGCCGCAGTACGCCCTGACCGAGCCCGAGGCCCAGCTCTACGCCGAGGTCACCAAGTACGTCTGCGAGGAGATGAACCGCGCCGAGCGCGCGGCTGCGGCCGAGGGGGACGACCAGCGACGGGTGAACGTAGGCTTCGCGCTGATGATCCTCCAGCGCCGGCTTGCCTCGTCTCCGGAAGCCATCTACCGCTCCATCGTGCGCCGGCGGGAGCGGCTGGAGACCCGACTGCAGGACGAGCAGCTGCGCCTTCGTGGCGAGCCGCCCGACACCAAGCTCGCCGACGTGGCGCCGCGCCTGGACGATGAGGAGTACGACGAGATCTACGACGAGGCGCCGCAGGAGGAACGGGAGGAGATCGAGACCGAGCTCGTCGACCTCGCCAGTGCTGCCCGGACTATCAAGGAGCTCGAGGAGGAGATCGCCCGCCTCCGCCAGCTCGAGGTGCTCGCCCGTCGCGTCAGGCTCGGCGGCCAGGACGCGAAGTGGGCTCAGCTCAACGCCATCCTCGACGACCCGTTGATGGTCGACACCGGGGGGCGACGGCGGAAGCTGGTCATCTTCACCGAGTTCAGGGACACACTGGAGTACGTCGCAGGCTCGGTTCGACGGCGCATCGGTCGGGACGAGGCGGTGGTCGAGATCCACGGCGGTGTGAAGCGCGAGGACCGCAAGGCGCGGGTCCACGCCTTCATGAACGACCCGACCGTGCTGGTGCTGGCCGCCAACGATGCGGCCGGCGAGGGCGTGAACCTCCAGCGCGCCCACCTGATGGTCAACTACGACCTGCCCTGGAACCCCAATCGACTCGAGCAGCGGTTCGGCCGCATCCACCGCATCGGGCAGGACGAGGTCTGCCACCTCTGGAACCTCGTCGCCGAGGACACCCGCGAGGGCGAGGTCTACCACCGCCTGCTGGACAAGCTCGAGGTGGAGCGCAAGGCCCTCGGCGGCAAGGTGTTCGATGTCCTGGGCGACCTCTTCGAGGACCGCCCGCTCCGCGAGCTCCTCATGGAGGCGATCCGCTACGGCGACGACCCGCAGCAGAAGGCCAAGCTGCACCAGACCATGGATGCCGCCGCGGACCGGGAGAACATCGAGCGCCTGCTCGAGCGGCGCGCGCTGGTCCACGACTCGATGGACATGTCGCAGGTCGCTGCGGTCCGCGAGGAGATGGACCGCGCCCACGCCCGCCGCCTCCAGCCCCACTACATCCAGTCCTTCTTCGCCGAAGCCTTCGGGCGGCTGGGCGGCAAGCTCCACCGCCGGGAGGCCGGCCGGTTCGAGATCACGCAGGTCCCGGCGATGGTCCGCGAGCGCGCCAGCGCCGTGGGCACCGGCGCCCCGATCTCGCGCCGCTACGAGCGGGTCTGCTTCGAGAAGGACAAGGTCGAGCAGACGCCGCGCGCGCACCTACTGTGCCCCGGGGCGCCTCTGCTCGATGCCACCCTGGACGTCACCCTGGAGGAGCTCCGGGACCAGATGAAGCGCGGCGCCGTGCTCGTGGACGAGCGGGACGAGGGGCCCGAGCCACGGCTTCTCTTCTACCTGGAGAATGCGGTTCAGGACGGCCGCCGGCGGCGCGGTGGGCAGTTCCAGGTCGTCTCGGAGCGGCTGCAGTTCGTGGAGGCCAGACCCGATGGTGCCTTCCGGGATGCCGGCGCAGCCCCCTACCTCGACTACCGCCCGGCGAGTGAGACCGAGCGGGCCGCGCTGAAGGCCGAGCTCGAGGCCGACTGGCTCTGCCGCGACTGGGAGAACCAGGTGCTCGGCTTTGCCATCCGCGAGCTCGTGCCCAAGCACGTCGAGGACGTGCGCGCCCGGCGGCTGCCGCTCGTGGACAAGACCGAGCAGGAGGTGCGGGCGAGGCTGCAGAAGGAGATCTACTACTGGGACCGTCGCGCCCAGGATCTGAAAGCCCAGGAGCGGGCCGGCAAGCAGACGCGCCTCCCCGCCCACGTCGCCCAGGAGCGGGCCGACCGGCTATCGGAGCGGCTGCAGGTTCGTCTGGCCGAGCTCAAGCTCGAGCGGGCCATCACGCCGCGCACGCCCACCGTCCAGGGCGGAGCCCTCATCGTGCCCATCGGCCTGCTGCGGCGGCTTGGCGCGGGTCCTCCTCTTGGCGGCCAGCCCGAGCCGGATGAGGCCGAGAAGCAGCGGATCGAGAAGCTCGCCATGGATGCCGTGATGGCCGCCGAGCGCGCGCTGGACCGTACGCCCCGCGACGTGCACCTGACCACGGGCATCGGGCACGACATCGAGTCGAGGGACAACAAGACCGGGCGGCTGGTCTTCGTCGAGGTGAAGGGCATCGGCGGGGCCACGCAGGTCAACCTGACCCGCACCGAGATCTTGTGCGCGCTGAACGAGCCCGAGCGCTTCAGGTTGGCCATCGTCATCGTCGACGGCGACCAGGTCCGCCCGCCCGTTTACGTGCGGGGCTTCGACTTCGGCCAGCCGGTCTTCGGCCAGACGAGCGCCGCCTACGCGCTCTCGGCCCTGCTTGCCCATGGAGGGCCACCGTCGTGA
- a CDS encoding TIGR02266 family protein, which translates to MRTPVTVKIKFKSASLEQFIERYSVDVSQGGIFVRTPKPLSVGTSINFEFQLQDGSPLLSGSGTVVWIREQDAAKGGGSPGMGVRFDQLPPPSQKVLTQVLEQKQRAQEFSDQPTRVAPDAKEMVEQAAAGISGGAESQPEPVGLPDFGGMDAGAVPPEDAVPTVVAPQDEEPPPMPPPSMEVPMELASRATNTEVAPEPAQGARTEEEPAPRAAASSPAVEEREEPESEAVRKERLAKILFSENEESTEEESSEGAEPLAEPAPVRAPRVTEERRPVRGEKKSSGAIVWVLVLLAAGGGFFLWWTYGRKGEPKQPAGGSAVGAAGEPGGAASKPAEPPKAPASANLKVSSTPAGAKILLDGTDTGKVTPAELTGFAKGKDVAIALDLPGKKLVTVTGKAGGPEVSANLEKASVRTVELASEPAGATVTLDGKKVGKTPTTYAKALDLSKGKHAVVFKLSGHADQTVELGPDSKWERKGEDEVLKVSATLEKKGGAAAAPAAAPKKKRSKAKAADEGEEEGEAKAAPAKKDDAKDEAKDDEPKDKKPAIKSPAWGN; encoded by the coding sequence ATGCGCACTCCGGTTACGGTGAAGATCAAGTTCAAGAGTGCATCCCTCGAGCAGTTCATCGAGCGCTACTCGGTCGACGTGAGTCAGGGCGGTATCTTCGTCCGCACGCCGAAACCCCTCTCCGTGGGGACCAGCATCAACTTCGAATTCCAGCTCCAGGACGGCAGTCCGCTCCTCTCGGGGAGCGGGACCGTGGTCTGGATCCGCGAGCAGGACGCCGCCAAGGGCGGTGGCTCGCCGGGCATGGGCGTGCGCTTCGACCAGCTGCCGCCGCCGAGCCAGAAGGTGCTGACCCAGGTCCTCGAGCAGAAGCAGCGCGCGCAGGAGTTCTCCGACCAGCCGACGCGCGTCGCGCCCGACGCGAAGGAGATGGTCGAGCAGGCCGCGGCGGGCATCTCGGGCGGTGCGGAGAGCCAGCCCGAGCCGGTGGGACTGCCCGACTTCGGCGGGATGGACGCGGGAGCCGTGCCGCCCGAGGACGCGGTTCCCACGGTGGTCGCGCCCCAAGACGAAGAGCCGCCGCCCATGCCGCCGCCGTCGATGGAAGTCCCGATGGAGCTGGCGTCGCGCGCGACGAACACGGAGGTTGCCCCGGAACCAGCGCAGGGCGCACGGACCGAGGAAGAGCCCGCCCCGCGGGCTGCGGCTTCGTCACCGGCGGTCGAGGAGCGCGAGGAGCCGGAGTCCGAAGCCGTGCGCAAGGAGCGGCTGGCGAAGATCCTCTTCTCGGAGAACGAGGAGTCGACCGAGGAGGAGTCCTCCGAGGGCGCGGAGCCGCTGGCCGAACCTGCGCCGGTACGCGCGCCCCGAGTGACCGAGGAGCGGCGCCCCGTTCGCGGGGAGAAGAAGTCCTCGGGGGCCATCGTCTGGGTGCTCGTCCTGCTGGCCGCGGGGGGCGGGTTCTTCCTCTGGTGGACCTACGGGCGTAAGGGCGAGCCGAAGCAGCCGGCGGGCGGGAGCGCTGTCGGAGCCGCGGGCGAGCCCGGAGGAGCGGCGAGCAAGCCGGCCGAACCGCCGAAGGCGCCCGCCTCGGCGAACCTGAAGGTCAGCTCGACGCCGGCGGGGGCGAAGATCCTGCTCGACGGTACCGACACGGGGAAGGTGACCCCGGCGGAGCTCACCGGCTTCGCGAAGGGCAAGGACGTCGCGATCGCGCTCGACCTGCCGGGCAAGAAGCTCGTGACCGTGACGGGCAAGGCCGGGGGACCGGAGGTCAGCGCGAACCTCGAGAAGGCGTCGGTTCGCACGGTGGAGCTGGCGAGCGAGCCGGCGGGCGCGACGGTGACCCTGGATGGCAAAAAGGTCGGCAAGACGCCGACGACCTACGCGAAGGCGCTGGACCTGAGCAAGGGCAAGCACGCGGTGGTCTTCAAGCTCTCCGGGCACGCGGACCAGACCGTCGAGCTCGGGCCGGACAGCAAGTGGGAGCGCAAGGGCGAGGACGAGGTGCTGAAGGTGAGCGCCACGCTCGAGAAGAAGGGCGGCGCAGCCGCGGCGCCGGCGGCGGCGCCGAAGAAGAAGCGCAGCAAGGCCAAGGCGGCCGACGAGGGCGAAGAGGAGGGCGAGGCCAAGGCCGCGCCCGCGAAGAAGGACGACGCAAAGGACGAAGCGAAGGACGACGAGCCGAAGGACAAGAAGCCCGCCATCAAGAGCCCGGCCTGGGGGAACTGA
- a CDS encoding DUF4935 domain-containing protein produces MPRTEPEGQPVRAVYLDTSILRQCPLSDPGRVLGPLLKIAAENEAQIFVPRTVVGEWVRYHHGQAANLRASITREVRQFRTYEPTVVAPELGDMDEARIRTLLEGALAAHRIDVVETPDVDVADLVESAIWQKPPFDAKGAGFRDAVILETILEHASGNYSGASVVFASADRDFALAEVRRRASARGIGIRMARSVVDAAREISESSLRAIVAGIREAQKDMLVLAQERRTDLLAFMEDRYRPSESALRGEYLPDEKRPFLPGMIEAVVGVEFGEFSPGEPFPSLRAADLDEGRIPFAIHVPARLAVRFAMFKSFEGTKYELPREATPGQRVTPATEYEHLVLWLEHPLELVVSVREEEGVGFTDLRPEAVKESSAGYSEAVIKRLAKWAVDAAKNGGGQ; encoded by the coding sequence ATGCCCAGGACCGAGCCTGAGGGACAACCGGTTCGCGCCGTGTACCTCGATACCAGCATCTTGCGGCAGTGCCCGCTGTCAGACCCTGGCCGAGTGCTCGGTCCGCTGCTGAAGATCGCCGCCGAGAACGAGGCCCAGATCTTCGTGCCCAGAACCGTGGTCGGCGAGTGGGTTCGGTATCATCACGGCCAAGCAGCCAACCTGCGGGCAAGCATCACCCGTGAGGTTCGACAGTTCCGGACATACGAGCCCACCGTCGTGGCACCGGAGCTGGGCGACATGGATGAGGCCCGGATCAGAACGCTGCTGGAGGGCGCCCTCGCGGCGCATCGCATCGACGTGGTTGAGACGCCGGATGTCGACGTCGCGGACCTTGTCGAGAGCGCGATCTGGCAGAAGCCTCCGTTCGATGCCAAGGGTGCTGGCTTTCGAGATGCCGTTATCCTGGAAACCATACTTGAACACGCATCCGGGAACTACTCGGGTGCGTCGGTGGTCTTCGCGTCCGCTGACCGCGACTTCGCGCTCGCAGAGGTCAGAAGAAGAGCCTCGGCGCGGGGGATCGGCATTCGCATGGCGCGCTCCGTTGTCGATGCCGCGCGGGAGATCAGCGAGTCCTCGCTTCGTGCAATCGTGGCCGGCATCCGTGAGGCCCAGAAGGACATGCTCGTCCTCGCCCAAGAACGCCGCACAGACCTGCTCGCGTTCATGGAGGATCGCTATCGACCGTCGGAGAGCGCTCTTCGGGGCGAGTATCTTCCTGACGAAAAGCGGCCCTTCCTGCCAGGAATGATCGAGGCGGTGGTCGGGGTCGAGTTCGGCGAGTTCAGCCCAGGGGAGCCGTTTCCAAGCCTGCGGGCTGCCGATCTCGACGAGGGCCGCATTCCCTTCGCCATCCATGTCCCGGCCCGACTCGCCGTCCGGTTTGCGATGTTCAAGTCGTTCGAGGGGACAAAGTACGAGCTGCCAAGGGAGGCGACACCAGGGCAGCGCGTCACACCTGCGACCGAGTACGAACATCTTGTGCTCTGGCTGGAGCACCCGCTGGAACTCGTCGTCAGCGTCCGCGAGGAAGAAGGGGTCGGTTTCACCGATCTTCGACCCGAGGCAGTGAAGGAATCGTCTGCCGGGTACTCCGAGGCCGTCATCAAGAGGCTCGCAAAGTGGGCCGTCGATGCAGCGAAGAACGGCGGCGGACAGTAG
- the accC gene encoding acetyl-CoA carboxylase biotin carboxylase subunit: MFKRILVANRGEIAVRVMRTCREMGISPVAVYSDADRAALHVRMADRAVHIGPAPARESYLCIDKILDAAKRLGAEAIHPGYGFLSENATFAQACKDAGVAFIGPDPSAIHAMGDKMLARQRMQAAGVPVVPGSHGGERGLPDAQTALAEARRIGLPVMLKATAGGGGKGMRLVTEEERLPAAFEAAQREALSAFGNGAVYLEKFITNPRHVEVQVMADRHGHAVHLYERDCSVQRRHQKVIEETPCPVLDPDTRRRMGEVAVTAARAVDYTGAGTIEFLYGGAGQFYFLEMNTRLQVEHPITELCTGYDLVRCQILVADGQPLPMSQDQIQPRGAAIECRLYAEDPVRFLPSPGFLTELRFPEGPGVRVDAGVYGGAEISANYDPMIAKLAVWAENRAAAIGRMQRALSECVIAGIQSNLAFHRRMMANAAFQTGVYDTGFIAAHAAELAPPEGEPSPLALAAAAIHARGQAARARATRPAAAPATGDSAWRRATGWRRS, encoded by the coding sequence ATGTTCAAACGCATTCTCGTCGCCAACCGAGGCGAGATCGCCGTGCGGGTCATGCGCACCTGCCGGGAGATGGGGATCTCGCCCGTGGCCGTCTACTCCGACGCGGACCGCGCCGCGCTGCACGTGCGCATGGCCGACCGGGCCGTGCACATTGGTCCGGCCCCTGCTCGTGAGAGCTACCTCTGCATCGATAAGATCCTGGACGCCGCGAAGCGCCTCGGCGCCGAGGCCATCCACCCGGGTTACGGCTTTCTCTCGGAGAACGCCACCTTCGCTCAGGCCTGCAAGGACGCGGGCGTGGCCTTCATCGGGCCCGACCCCTCGGCCATCCACGCCATGGGCGACAAGATGCTCGCGCGCCAGCGCATGCAGGCGGCCGGCGTGCCGGTGGTGCCCGGGTCGCATGGCGGGGAGAGGGGCCTGCCCGACGCCCAGACCGCCCTCGCCGAGGCCCGACGCATCGGCCTGCCGGTGATGCTCAAGGCCACGGCCGGCGGCGGCGGCAAGGGGATGCGCCTCGTGACCGAGGAGGAGCGGCTGCCCGCGGCCTTCGAGGCGGCCCAGCGCGAGGCGCTCTCGGCGTTCGGCAACGGGGCCGTGTACCTCGAGAAGTTCATCACCAATCCGCGTCACGTGGAGGTGCAGGTCATGGCGGACCGCCACGGCCACGCGGTGCACCTCTACGAGCGCGACTGCTCGGTGCAGCGGCGTCACCAGAAGGTGATCGAGGAGACGCCGTGCCCGGTGCTGGACCCCGACACGCGCCGCCGCATGGGCGAGGTGGCGGTCACGGCCGCGCGGGCGGTGGACTACACCGGCGCGGGCACGATCGAGTTCCTTTACGGCGGGGCAGGGCAGTTCTACTTCCTCGAGATGAACACGCGCCTTCAGGTGGAGCATCCGATCACCGAGCTCTGCACGGGCTACGACCTCGTGCGCTGCCAGATCCTCGTGGCCGATGGGCAGCCGCTGCCCATGAGCCAGGACCAGATCCAGCCGCGCGGCGCCGCCATCGAGTGCCGCCTCTACGCGGAGGACCCGGTGCGCTTTCTGCCGAGCCCCGGCTTTCTCACGGAGCTTCGTTTCCCCGAGGGGCCCGGAGTGCGCGTGGACGCGGGCGTGTACGGGGGCGCGGAGATCTCGGCCAACTACGACCCCATGATCGCCAAGCTGGCCGTCTGGGCCGAGAACCGCGCCGCCGCGATCGGCCGCATGCAGCGCGCGCTCTCCGAGTGCGTGATCGCGGGCATCCAGTCGAACCTGGCCTTCCACCGGCGCATGATGGCCAACGCCGCCTTTCAGACGGGGGTCTACGATACGGGCTTCATCGCCGCGCACGCCGCGGAGCTCGCTCCGCCGGAGGGTGAGCCGTCGCCGCTCGCCCTCGCCGCGGCGGCCATCCACGCCCGAGGCCAGGCCGCTCGCGCCCGCGCCACGCGCCCGGCCGCTGCGCCTGCCACCGGCGACAGCGCCTGGCGCCGCGCCACGGGCTGGAGGAGGAGCTAG